TAAAATAACCTTTGAGAGTTTCCCCTGTCATCATGTGGTGACTCGTTGCACTTATTTcccttattatcattatttatttcgaCTTTAACGCAAGAGATAAGCGTGTAAAGAAGTTAGGAGTTAATTGAAAAGAGTCGTACTCTGCATAATGTATTTGTGGTTAAATCAGCAGGgcattcattgtttatttctcatttagtttataataattacatttttgcctGCTCACTTTACAGTTAGTGGAATGTTTGCTTTCCAGAATTCAATGAAAACTTGCGTGTTAACGGCCACATGGGCCGTTAATATTATTTTCTAGTGTAAACTCTGCTTAGAATATGcttttttaatgtagtttaggTAAGGGACCTGCTTTATAAAGGCTGTAAGGTTGCAATACCGTGTTTTTAGAGCAGCCCAACCAAACAAACCAGCTGGACTAAAGGTTTGAAATTGCAAAAATTCTTTCTGGGATGGAACCATCAGTTGCAGCCTGCAGTCTCACTGCatgatgtcactaattcttacacaccggACCTATAAACACCAAGGAAAAATACCATCATCTTACCTATACCGTCTTTATCTGTGCCCATGTGCTTTGCAAACGTGGACCGGCACAGTTCGTAGGCCCCAAAGAAGCAGAAGTATCCCGGCATCTCCCTCACGACGGTGGACGTCAGTCCTTGGTAAAAGCCCAGAGGGCCGTTGGTTCTCAGCACCGTCTTCACTACTGACCACACTGTGCTGAGGTCACACAGCACAAAGCACAACACAGTGGTCAAGTGTGCGTCAGCCCCCAAAAATTCAACACTTCATTCACAGCTCATCGTTTCAGCGTCTCACACCGACCTCCGCTGTCCACTCGGGACCTTGCCGGACGCTTCCATTTCATGCATGGCCTGCATGCGACACTTCACCAGCTCAGTGGGACACAACGCCATGGCAGAGAAGATGGAGGCTAAAGATCCTGCTGATGCCCTCTGAACATCGCTGATGAGCAAGGGAGAGGAGTTTGATACACGGGAAAATGACATtatgagacagaaacacaagtaAAAAAGAGCTCAGAAAATTAACCAATTAAAGGTTGCCATATACTTGACATTTAGTCTTTTTTCTCCATCTGATAAATTCTAACTGTTACAGTGCATTAACTTCAGTAACCAGTTATTGAACAGCACTAATCTACTAGTCTGTCTTTCCGATCTCTCCAATTTCATGTCAGCAGTTCAAATGTATAAAAGccttttcaataaataaaaataacatataaactAAATTCTGAGAAGAAAAATGCATAATTTAAACTGCACAGAACATGTACGCTTCCAATCGAGCTCTAAAGAAGGAAATGGAagcacagaaatgtcacattaattcagaaaaattGATCTGAAAGGTGAATTTAATGAACAGTGTGTTACtctattttacaaaaaagttcAACTTTTTGGAAAAAATTTTTATGTTTGAATAGATTATGCATTCTACGACAGTATATGCAGCACTGCTCTATCACAAACACATAATCAGTAAAAGCAAACCTGAGTTCTGCTCCTTTGTCCATCCGGGACATGAGGCGGACGGCGTCCTGACAGAGGCCATAACTCAGGAAGAGCACAGCGTTCTCAGAGATGTTGGCTATCAGTGCCGGTGTGGTGCCTTTGTAGAGGCCGCGCAGTCCCACCTGTCTGTAGATGGACGCGAAGCAGTGGACGAAGCTGCGGTACATGGAGGGGAACGTCTGCATCTTCACCTTTGCCGTGTCGAACGGCTGACCACTCAGCACACAGGCCGTCCCGCCTGAGGAGTCGGGACAAGACACAGGTCCACTGTTTAACATGTGGGTAGAACTGGATCATAATACTAATACAAATGTATAATCAAAATTAAAAAGCTTTGAGGCAACAATCTTGTACCACCACACGCATAAACGACCTTGACaaccatccattcattcattcattcattcattcattttctaccgccTTATCCTaaaacctggacaggtcacaaGTCCATTGTAGGGTCAACATACGaccacacctatggtcaatttagagtgtccagttgacCTCTACACATTTTGGAttgtgagaggaaaccagagtaaCCAGAGAAAACCTGGAGAAacatggggagaacatacaGGATCccaaccagcaaccttcttgctgtgatgcaaaatggcattttaaaatgtgtagcAGGAGCTTACTACGCAAACTAAGAAGAATGAAGTTCTTTCTGGTCctgcgaaggccaccgtagttccctgacgctcttgggaaagggaggcgtgagcagtctcaccactacatgtcactaattcttataAAACAGACCTTTGGGGAGAGGTGGAATTGACGATATGCACAGTCTCTTCCTGGTTGTCAATGAGCCAGTTCTACAATCgttgtctgcagaagttaccaagaaTATTTAGCGAGGAATTTGGAAGTTGAAAGCAGAAGGACACATTTTCGGTACTCTAACACAATGCAAACGTTTTCAATCTATAGCAGAAATTTGAATCGCTAACGTAAGCTTAATAAAGTCCAAGTTTGCCCTTAACTGACCACAAGTTAAGGAGTTTGATTATAGAAGTTGTATATATAACTGGATTCATGATCTTCATAtagcttcatttttattttcatgttcttGTTGCAGGACTCAAGAGACTGGTCTACATCTCAAGACCACTTCTTGAAGGGCTCACTAGATCTTGTGTCAGTTTCAGGATTTTAAATGAAGTCTGGGCCAGACCACAGATGCTTTATTTGTATCAATCATCACTGAAACTAAAGGGGAAAACTTCAAATCCAACCAATAACATAAGTAGTTTAACATGTAACATCACTGATAGCAGCTGCTACCACTCCATGCTCCTCCTTCACACAAAATGAGGTAAGAAGGAGTTGTGcgtttctgtgtttgtctgcgaGCGGACATGTCCCCAGGTTTGTCAATTATACATTTGCGCTAAAAAACATTTAGCCTGTCAGCTATGCTGCTTTGCCTGAGTGTAAACAGACATGACATTACTATAGC
This Solea senegalensis isolate Sse05_10M linkage group LG8, IFAPA_SoseM_1, whole genome shotgun sequence DNA region includes the following protein-coding sequences:
- the slc25a15a gene encoding solute carrier family 25 member 15a, with amino-acid sequence MAPHPAVQAIIDFTAGAAGGTACVLSGQPFDTAKVKMQTFPSMYRSFVHCFASIYRQVGLRGLYKGTTPALIANISENAVLFLSYGLCQDAVRLMSRMDKGAELSDVQRASAGSLASIFSAMALCPTELVKCRMQAMHEMEASGKVPSGQRSTVWSVVKTVLRTNGPLGFYQGLTSTVVREMPGYFCFFGAYELCRSTFAKHMGTDKDGIGILPLMFSGGFGGACLWLVIYPIDSVKSRIQVHSLAGRQEGFMKTFLGIVRTEGFPALYSGLTPTMIRTFPANGALFLAYEFTRKSMMEAAGA